The genomic region AGCCGCTCAGGCGGAACAGGGCGATGTCGTAGCTGCCGGGGCACGGAGAGGATGCTCTAAGGACCCCCGGGCCCAAAGGCCGTGCGGGCTCCCCCCGTGTGCCCTCCCGGCGGCCTTACCCGGCGGCCACGTTGTTGCTGTTCCAGTAGGGGTGGACGACGATCTTGCTGACGCTGAAGATCTGCTCGCTGCCGTCGTTGGCGTTGAGGTTGTGCTCGCCGGCCACCACACGGTACTGCAGGTTACTGGCGGCGAGGTGCAAAAGGCCCCCGTGAGCCCCGAATTCCTCTCACTGGAAGCGTGGGCTGGTGCGGGAGGGTCAGAGCAGGGACAAGTTGCTCCCAGAGAAGCCCCGAGGGCCTTTTGGGCCGCGGAGCCCCGAAGCCCTGCGAGGGCGGCTGCTCTGCGCCTTGCGGCAGGCAGCTTTTCCCCTCGGAAGGCTTTTGGGGGCAAGGAGGTTTGGCGAGAGGAAGGAGGGGCACTTGGTGACTCGCTCACTGTTGACGCAGTGGGCGCGGTCATCACCCAGTTCCTCTGGATGAGGGAGCCTCCGCAGGTGTGGTACCAGCCGCCGTTGGAGTAATACTGGAGGGAGATCTGGGCAGGGGCGAGACACGGGCCGGGGCTGAGCGCGGGGTCCCGGCGCCCGCAGAGCCCCGGCAGCGGCCGGGGGCTCCGGCAGACCCACCTGGTAGGGCCAGGAGTGCGAGCGCGCCTCGCTGCCGCCGACACCGCTGCATGTCCTCGACATCCAGCTCGGAGCAgcgccctggggacacggggacggCGTCAGGCCCCGCCGGGGCGCGGGCCGAGGGGGGATTGAGGAGGTGCGGAGGCCGAAGGCTCCGGGCGGTACTCACCGCACAGGGCGAGGGCGGCGAGGAGCACGAGCTGCAGCATCATCGTGGCGCCGGTGTCCGCGGTGGGGCCGAGGCGCTCCCCGCCGGCGCTTTAACGGGGCCGCGGGAGGAGGCGCgggaagggcagcagctgccgcGGCCCCGTCGGCGGCCTTGGCCCCTGTGCCAAAGCACACACGGCCCCGAGGCTCCCGAGGGACGCCCCGAGCGCCCGAGCCTCTGGGTCCCTCTGGGGAGACGCTGCGCCGCGCTGCCACCTGCTGTCGCCGTGTCCCCGAGCGGTGTCACGGGCTTGTCCCGGTGTCGGCCCGAGGAGGCTGCGGCTCTCCAGGGCCGTGGTTTGTGGGATGGCTCCTGAGGCTGATCCGACACCGGAGCGGAGCCGCGGGGCGCTGGCCCGGGGAaatggagcagccccaggacacGACCTTGGCCCCCTCCCCAAGGCCCAGCCGGGGCCGGAGTCTGGGCTAAACGAAGCAGCGAAATGGTTTGAAATAAAGCCTGGAGTTTGGGCCCAAACGGTGTCATTTTTTACCCCTTGAACTCCAAACTGCTGAGGCTGTTTTGGGGGGAGAACCTTGGCCCTGGAGGCACAGGCGCTGGCAAAGAGCATTTGGGATCCCGGGGCTCGTGGGGTCACCCAGGTCAAGCGGAATGAAGGCAGCAAAAAGCACCCGGTGCAGTTCTGCCCTTATCTCCAAGGGAATCACAAGATTTCACAGGAACACAGCGTCCCACTAATCCCGTGTTTGTTGTATCAGCACCAAGGGCACGCGGCGAGGGACAGCAGCAAGGGCTCCACCCAGCCAGGGACACCCCAATCCCAGCTGAGCCGCCCGCTGTGGCACAAAGAGCTGTCAACCCATTTTGAGCTAAACAGGGAATTTTTAGAACAAGAAGAGGAGGGCTATAAAGTGAGAGGAGTGTGGGGAGCTCAGAGGTGCCAAGACagcattttgtaaaataatcATCTCTTTATTTGAGGTTCTGTGTCTAGAACAGGCTCTCCGTCTCCTGTCATGTCCAGGAGGACTTTCTCCCACTATAAATCAAATGGCAACAAAACGGCAGCTATAGGAGTTTGGACAGACAAAAAATCCAGGACAGAGGAGATGTGGCAGCCGAGATTCTCTTCAGAAGGATTCTGTGATGCCACCCAGGGAaagctcctcctgctcagcgCAGGCAAAATGCGCCCGGGAATCATCATCATTTAATAACCAatagtaaaaacaaaaatctaactTCCTCCCGGCTCCAAATCCAACGTGATTCCCAAGGCACAGATCCCAACTTCTCCCGTTGTCCGCCAGGGGCCACCGCAAGCCACGATCCCCCTCGACAGGAGGAGCCCCACGGtcaccatcctcctcctggCCGGATTCCCCGCCCGGATCCCACATCTGGGGAGCTGCGTCCACGTTTTTAATGCTCGATATGAACGGAAGAGTCTCTGGCTGAGCCGGGATGGGGAGGACGAGCAGCGGCTTCCGAGGAGCCCCGGCAGGACCGTCCCCGCCACCACCGCTGCGTTTCGGGGTCTGCCCCCGGCAGAGCCCGGCCCTCGAAGGTTCGGGATTCAGTTCAAGGCAACCACGAAATGCAGCACATTTAAGGCTTTCGCTTCTTAAATTAAAGCCAACAAGGAAGTTTTTTGGATCCTGGTTTCCTGAGCCtggccgggcccggccggggctCCGCTCCCGTTTAGGTGAAGGACCAGAGCTGGTGCGGATCCGTGGGGTCGCAGGGAACCAGCCCCGGGTGCTTCCCCCGGGCCGTCAGACACATCCCCGAGGCCAAGTTCTTGATCAGCCGGTTCTGCCGAGAAACAACCCAAGCGATCAACGAGCGACCGCGGGCTGTGAGCGGGGGCAAACGGCACCCGAGGAGCGGCACCCTGGCGGGCACCATGCCGCCGTGCCCAGGCCGATTCCCGGCTCTGCTCACCTGCGCCAGGTCCCACTCCTCGCTGGCAGGGACCCGGCCGGGCTTCCCTCGGAACTGGCACTCGCCCAGCTCGGCGGCGCCCGCGCCCGCCCGCAGGCACAGCTCCTTGCCGATGTTGTGGCGCAGCTCCCGCTGGCTCGTGTACTCAAAGTACTGCGGGAAAACCCACGCGGGGCCGTCACTGCTCCGCCCCCGGAGCTCAGCCTCGGGGAAAACCGCGCGTGGCACAAGGGGAAAAGACCGGGGTGGTTTGGGGCGCACCTGGTTGCCCCCCCCGTGGCAGGGGTACATGATCAGGGTTTCCCCCGTGGTTGTTCTCTCCGACGTCCAGGCAGCTCTTGGTGCCCTCGTTTTTTATCTGTGGCGTGGGGGAAGAGAGGttttgggaggggaaaagaggcGGTGGTGGGGAAAAGAGCGgagagaaaaatagagaaaggagagggaaaaaggggaaaaagaggtGGGGGGAAAAGGGTGGGGAAAGGCAAGGGGAGCAGGGgtgaggagagggggaaaaaggggggaaaaaggggcaGGAGTGAGGAAAAAAGGTGGGGAGAGCTGAGGAAAGAAGCGCTCGCAGGAGCCGGGGTAGGACCCCCTCGGGTTTGGCcgtgcagggctctgggttaTCGCTGTGCAAACAGGATCCTGGCACGGAGCAGCGAGTCCGGGTCCCGTGTCCTTTCCCGGACATGAGGAATGCCCGAGCCATCGCCTCGGGCACACGGAGCGAAGGAAAGGCGCCCGGGATGAGGTTTCAGGAAATAAAGGTGTATTGAAAGCTGCATGGGAGCCAGCACCCGGCCCAGGTGTCACTGGCTGTCATTGGACTGTCACCTGGCCGTGCCAGCCGCTGTCACATTGCCCTGGCTGAGGAGGGGCAGACTCAAGATCCAACACCCAGTTTGAGGGAGACTTTTCAGCTCCATCCTTAGACATGGAGCTGGAGCCCCTCATGCTGCCTATCCTCAGTTCCTTAGGGATGCAGCTAGAGCCAGAGCCCCGTGTCCTTCTGTCCCCACCCTCCCTCAGGGACACAGTCAGCCCTCCACATCCTGCCTGTCTCCCACACGCTGTGGATGGTGGCTGGAGATGTGGTTGTGTCCTCCCGCCCGTCCCAGATTCCTTCGGATGGAGCTGGAGCTNNNNNNNNNNNNNNNNNNNNNNNNNNNNNNNNNNNNNNNNNNNNNNNNNNNNNNNNNNNNNNNNNNNNNNNNNNNNNNNNNNNNNNNNNNNNNNNNNNNNGGACGTGGCCGAGTGTCCACGGGTGCTGTCCCACTACCACCAGGTATGGGGGGCCGGTGGGGCGCGGGGGGGTCCCCGAAACGCggctgtgtcctgtgtcccctcagatACGGTGCAGTGCCACGGGCAGACGCTGCTGCCGCGGTCGGGCATGACGGTATGGAGTTGTGGACAGCGAGGACACCTACCTGCTGGTCATGAGGAACCTGTTCAGTCACCGCCTGCCCGTGCACAGGAAGTACGACCTGAAGGTATTGGGTgcccccctgagcccccttGGTCCTGTTATGGGACGTTCCCCCCAAAAACAATCTGTCATCTCTGTTCTCTCCTCTTCAGGGCCCTGGACCGAGAGGCCAGTGACAAGGAGGAAGGTACAGTGATGGTGACAAGGCAGGAGGATGGTGAAGCCCCCAGATTAGTGGGGGAGTCTCCAGGcttattttcccttccccccAATACTTACAATCATTATTCCCGCTCCTCCCCCAACAAGGATGCTTCCCAGAGGAGGGGCTGGCCCGTGACCCCCACAGGCACAGCCGCTGCTGGGAGGGTCCCACAGCCCCGGGGGCCCTCAGCTCGGGGTGTATGTGGGGACTTCCTCCCACTCTCTGCTCAGGGCAAGGAGTGCCCACGCTGAAGGACGTGGATTTCCTCAACAAGAACGAGAAGGTGTGTGGAAGAGGGCAGCAGCGCGAGTTCATGGACAAGCTCAAGCGAGATGTGGAGGGTGGGAATTGGGGGGCTGCACCCAGGAGCTGTGAGGGGGGTGCCTGCCCCCACCAGCTGTGGGAGTGGCCCCCACCCCTATGACCTGgggtccccccagccctgggaggtcAAGGTGGTTTGGGAACCATGCCCAGTATTTGATGGTTGTGGGGGTCCCTTCTCAGTGTCCAGGCTCTGGGGGTTTTGAGGGGGCCATGCCCAGGCtcttggggttttggggtgtaGCCTCTGAGGGTTTTGGCATTGCCCCCCCCCAATTCCTGCCATTGCCTCGCAGTTCCTGGTGCAGCAGAAGCTGATGGACTACAGCCTGCTCCTGGGCATCCACGAGGTGGATcggggggagcaggaggaggaggaggagctggaggaagaggagcctgGAGGGGGTGAcgaggggggggggggacccTATGGCACCTCCCCGGAGGGCCATGGGGCTCCTCAACCTACCGGCCCCTGGGGCCTGGGAGTTCGACCCATGCGTGGACGTGTACGCCCTGcgtggggctgaggggagctgggggacggaatttgggggggggggggtcgTGAGAAGCGGTTTGGGGGTGCAGGGAGCACTGAGCCCCTTACTGTGCCCCCCAGGGCCCCCCGGCGCGAGGTTTATTTCAGGGGCTGATGATCGAGTCCTCACCAGTACGACGCCCGCAAGAAGGCGGCACGCGGCCAAGATGTCAAACACGGGGTAAGGGGGCACCCAAAGCCGGGGGAGCACCCCAAAACGGAGGGTGGCAGGCTCCCCCTTGGGTTTTTGGGGAGTGGGTCGTTGGAGTGCTGAGGGCGGGCAGAGGAAGGGGTTGGGGCACTTGGGGCAACCCTTCCGGGAGGCTTTGAGGGGGTTAAGCACCTTGCAGGGTCtggggggcaggaggggtggGGGTTGTGGGGAGATTGGGACTGGGGTGGCTGGGGGGGTTCAGGTGAAGCTCTGGGGGGTGCCCAGGCAGGTGTGGTTCTGTGGGGGAGTTTGGGGAAGGGGTTCAGTTCCCagggtgttttgggggggtcATTGGGGGGGGGGGTCAGTTCCcaggggtgttttgggggggtcaggaggggctgggggctggtcAGTACCAGGGGTGTTGTGGGGGGTCATTTGGGGTGGTTCAGTTCCCAGGGGTGTGTGGGGGGGtcaggagggctgggggctggtcAGTTCCCaggggtgttttgggggttaTTCGGGGGGGGTCAGTTCCCAGGGGTTTGTGGGGGTCATTTGGTGGGGCTCAGTTCCTAGTGGTATTATCAGGAGGTCATTTGGGGGGAATCAGTTCCcaggggtgttttggggggatCATTTGGGGTGGTTCAGTTCCCAGGGGTATTGTGGGGGGGTCAGGAGTTGGGGGCTGGTCAGTTCCCAGGGGTGTTTGGAGGGTCATTTGGGGGGGTCAGTTCCCAGGGTGTTGTGGGGGGTCAGTTGGGCTGGGGGCGGTTTCCGGGTATCTGGGGCAGGGCTCTGTTCCTGGGCTGTTCCTGGGCTCTGAGCCGGTGCCCCCCAGGCCGGAGCCGAGATCTCCACGGTGCACCCCGAGCAATACGCCAAGCGCTTCCTCGACTTCATCACCAACATCTTCGCCTGAGGGGtggctcccagccctccccatgGGACCAAAACCCCGCAGGGTGTGCTGCCCCCCTAAACGCCCAGGgcccccacagcagcccccctttcccagtgggatttCACTACTTAAGTGCCTTAACTTTATGTACGGGGGGGCTGGGGGGCTTGGCCGCGGCACTGGGGAGATCTGGGGTGGCCCCCCCTGCACAAGGGGCTCTGGGacccttttccctcccaaaGCTGGGAGGGGGTCAAACACACTCTTGCCCCAGGGAAGGGGGGTGAAAGGGGCCCCCGCTCATGACCTCTCGGGGGTGCAGCCCCACCCCTCTCCCAAATGAGGCTGGGGGGACACTCCTGCCCCCCCCATGTGGGACCTGGGGGGGCTCCACAGCTCCTCCCTTTACTGCAGCTCCCGGGGGTCAGGGGAGGACGGC from Sylvia atricapilla isolate bSylAtr1 chromosome 29, bSylAtr1.pri, whole genome shotgun sequence harbors:
- the LOC136372683 gene encoding polypeptide N-acetylgalactosaminyltransferase 6-like, with amino-acid sequence MYPCHGGGNQYFEYTSQRELRHNIGKELCLRAGAGAAELGECQFRGKPGRVPASEEWDLAQNRLIKNLASGMCLTARGKHPGLVPCDPTDPHQLWSFT